attattcggattatagaaataccactgagtttatactcagcgtacggtttgttctccatgcgcaggttaggtacgtAAGTATGATCGTCGATTCAGCATCCATCTACGATCCCGATCTCAAACATAGTAATGTATATTTCTTTTTGTGTTtgcatgtacctagggtgtctaaaCATTAAGTATTATAGGGATTGATTGTAAGTAAGATTTATAAGCTGATATTGGTTAGTTTTATACTTATGAGTATGTGCTATGTTAAAACTATAATATGGCATGTTTTATATTAGAGTATAAATGTTCATGAATAGGgtaaattttgattgaaattaGTATGCttataatttggattaaattgaagatttgatgttatgtgttaataatataaatatggaaTTTATAGAGAAACATTAGATGGACATCTATGTTGAGTAATTTGACCTGTTTGAAATGTATTTGATcgtgttttgaattggttgaaccATTAGTTTTTGAGTTGCTTGGTGTTTAAGATTGTAGGGAATGGTAAACTTGATATTTAAGGTTTACTTTGAGTCCACACGaccagacacacaggcgtgtgactggaCTATGTGAGACAGATGGctatcacatgggcatgtggtttggtcgtatgtcccctgcaactttaaaatttaaaatagaatgctcaaatattttcacacgggcagagacacgagcgtgcatcttagccgtgtgtgaaacacggcctagcacacgggcgtgtgacttggccgtgtgactcaagtcaatATATAGCTAAATTTGAAcataggctgggacacgaccatgtgcccctatttcgaatgcccacacggcttgagacaaGGTGTGTCTCTtaactgtgtgagccacacggcctagccacacgagcgtgtgtcccttgtttgcatgaaaattttttatgtttttggaaaaatttcttaagtaccTGGTTTAGTCCTGATTTGTTTCTAGCACATattttttgggcctcgagggctcgtaaaagggacaatatgattaatttATGATATGTACGCTAAATGATATATATAATGTTTGTATTTGATCTGAAAAGTccagtaatactctgtaaccctgttctggcgacggataagggttaggggtgttacaaaaacataataatatgTTTATGTAAGATTGTCTAGCTTCCCTCTTATTACATTGTTTCTGATAAAAAATCTCAAAACAAcaatattttgaaaagaaaacacAATAATTTTTATGTAAGATTATCTTGTTTCCTTCCTATTATATTGTTTTTACGTAATCGTTTAATTTTTTGAGGGGTTAATGGCCAAGTTTTCCTCAATAACTctactttattttaattaatattagtttaaaataaatttgttactatatttttaatttaatattaaattttatttcttctatttgattgaatttgtttaataaattttaattttaattttattttgttatttttttgaaGAGaagatttaataaaaaataatgtttttatgattttgttttagtATTTGACAATGACAGTTCAATTAAGGCTTGATATATAAGATATTTTTTAATAAGATACATGTGTTATTTTTGGTCCAATTTAATACTTGTATATGatgttaatttttaatatttaatccaAGTTTTAaggttgatttgatgaaagttaatttTAATACTCTTAGgtttgatttttattattattttgttaatagaataaatttaggcttaattgtgaaattgtttaattttgtgtttaattttcAAATACAATCCGATGGATGtgatttaattcaagttttagagTCGATTTAGTGAAAGTTAAAtgctaatattattttttaattatgaattttcatcaaattaattctaaaactcgaattaaacaattaaaattaaCATTGTTACTTTTGaataccaaaatatataacttttgtcaaAAATTGATGTTAGATTAGACGAAAAGTAACACAGTACCATGTTTTAAAAAAAGTGTTAAattcaaataacaaaaattatatagtaagccttcaattaattcaattttagaaattaacaaaatatttttataaaaattaaatttatgttttttcaAGTCAACCTTCCATTAAATAAAATGATaggataattttttaaaaattaacatattattaattatttcaataaaatattagaaataacttcttcttttttaattttgcttTGGAATCATCCAAATTTAATAATGAAGGGTAAATTTTAATGGGTAAACTATAAAAGtggtcacttttgtttgtctcgtattatatttgaattacttatatttgaaatattacgttttagtcacttatgttattgttTTGTTACAAAGTGGTCACTTTACCGTTAAACTCTGTTACCTCCCTAACAGCAGCCCTACGTGGTAGttcaaatgggttttaaatgtcaACTTGGATATCTAATTTCTAGGAtgaaaataagtttttagttaaataaatttaatttggactgtCACGTAAaacatccaagttggcatttaaaacctatTTGGGCTGTCACGTAAGATCGTCGTTAGGGAGGTAacaccacttcgtaacaaaacaataacgtaagtgactaaaacgtaacatttcaaacataaataactaaaatgtaatctgagtcaaacaaaagtgactatttttatagtttatccaATTTTAATTGCAAAACAATTTAATAGAATTAAAATTTCGAAGTAAAAATTGAAATCACATACAAAATAGAAAGAAGAGAAAAGATTGGTGGGAAAATAGTGCAGTACTCATCATGGCAGTAAATTTATCCCTTTAACCCATTCTTGTGAAAACAGTGCAGTACTCATCATGGCAGTAAATTTATCTCTTTAACCCATTCTTGTGATTGAAAATAAGAAATTCAATTTAAACCTTACACATATTCCGGAGAAATTAAATTGAAAGCGATAGGTGGGGAAATTCCAAGCCCTCATTTATGTTCATATCATTTTAAGCGTGAAGATGAttcaaattcaattttatttCTGGGGATcaacatatatttatttcaaattcaatTACAATTTTAATGCCCTAGTCTTAAGGAATGTTTAAAAACAATGGAATTCCATTCCCAGAATTACAGCCAAAAGGCTTTTAAATTTCCGCGAATTTTCTTTATTCTCCCTGCACTTTATGAAAATGGGTTTAGCAAATGAAAACAAAAGCATGGAGGAAGCATCAGTTGGTCTGAGAAGATTCGGGGACGAGCAGAGCACGCTGCTGGACCAGTTCGAGAGGCTGTCCTTTGAGGCGCAGTTGAAACAAGCTATATTGGGTCGGAGCCTGTCGGAGTCCAGGCTGGTTAAAAGGTACCGCTGCTCGCAGTTGTTGGCACAACCGCCAGCGGCGGCGCAGGTGGGTAAAGGGCGTTGTGGGTCTGGTTTCAACAGGGTCCTGAAGAAGTTGATGAAACCAATACTTGGTGGGAAAGGAAATGCTGAAAAAAACCCGGTGACCAACCCTAACAATTCCATGTTTTTTAATGCTTTTAGCAGGTCTCTACGCTTCTGATGAAATAAAAATCTTGTTTCATTCCTTTTTGTCATCCCATTTTTCTTTTTGGTAAATGCCAATCAATGACTCAGCAAGTTCCAAAAGCTGATACTTCCGTTCCCTGTCTGATTATACTTGGTCATCAATCCATGTTCTCACAACAAAGACCGCAATTGCAAGCTTTGCATTTGAATGATTTTAAAGAAATAATAGTACCCTTTAAAGACACGAGTGAAACTTTCAGTAGCATGAAGCAGGATGCTGGCTGTTCAACCATATCATCCTGGCATTGTTAGATGTtaattaatataaacaaataaattaaacgGAAAAAATGTCTGAAaatggttctttttttttttttttttttgaaagacgagaattttcttggttgatgttttggGGCACTTTCTTCTTTTTGATACTCATGTTTGGGCTTAGTCCAATTGATAGCATTTCACTAAAGTGGCATTTATAACCGTTGGATCAACATGTTAAAATTACAACCACAATCAAGCTAAGACCGTTGAGCAGAGTAGGGACGTTTAAAAGGTCATCTTCAAAAATAGCACCCAGCTTTAATAAGCAGGGGCAGACATGCCGAAACTGACAACCATGGAAACGTTACACAAGACGCTGGATCTCAGCGTGTATCGGACCAATTTTCGAATCAGGTGTCTCCTGGTTCAACGAATGGCAGCAAGAGCATCCCCTTGGATTTTCTTGTCCAAGGCAAATAGCAGAGCCTTTAAGCAAGGAAAAGAAAGAGTCGAGGTGCTTATTTCGCAGCATCTGATCCACTACCAGAAGCAGGAGGCGGCCAACCTTGAAGTACGCCAAAATCAAATTTCGCTAGGTCAGGATCTGTCGCCTTTGCTCTTTAACTGGAAGCTTGTTGTTGTTGATGAAGAACTcgtagaaatatttatggagttcaTAATTTCAtttctaaataaaaaaatatagccCGAGTAAATTCATTGAAATGGTTTAGTAATACAGAGTCGTAGTCACTTCTCTTGAACAAAATTACTCGCTATATTTTTCACTCGTTTATTGTATACAGTACTAAGAGCAACTTGTTCTGCGtgacatataaaatataatattagggTACACGCCGGGCCTGCGATATCTGCTATCTATTTTCGAATTCTGGATGGATAAGCCAAAATTGGATGCACCTGAATCTGATGATGATCTCCTCTCCAATATCCCCAAAAGGTATTAACGCATACATTTCCTTTTCTTTCACTCCTTTTAGTTTTCCTTCTCTTATTTTCATCCTCAATTTTTTTAGCCTTTTTCTTTGTGGATTCTACTCGTGTTGGTTTTAacgatttaattcaatttttattaaacATTTAATATGGCTAGACAAGCCCATGAACGCCTAATCAGCTAAAAAATGGGCCCAATATTATTCTGACTCTCACAATAACATTCAATTAGACAAAATTCTCAGCCCAGATGCCCTAATCAGTTATGGCTAGGTTTTTTACTCTCCCAATTCAAATCACTAGGGTGAGAAAGAAATTTGGTAGGAAATCAGGTCGTCTGGCGCCAACGGCTAGTTTTTTATGCTAACACCGACATTTGCTTCCATTATAAACACCCCCTCGCCCTTACCCATCATCTCTAAGAACTATCTCTTTACTTTGCTTCTGTTTTCTTTGCCTTTTTTGTTTTTCAATCTTAAGTTTACATCTCTTCACCCACCTCTACTTTCTCTTTAGTCACACGCTGCGCTTTTAATCTCTTCTTTCAGGTTTGCTACCCTCccttttgatttttaattttcttGGGGGTGGGGTGGTGTGGGGGTTTAGGCTGTACTTAATTAAGCCTTTTGATTTTCGGTCTTTTTTTTTTCCTACAGAGAATGAATGTACATGGACGAGAAAGAAAACGGGCTGGAAATAACGGAGTATTCTCATACTCCAAAGCCAACGATATTTTTCGTAGAAACCCAAACCCTCCCCCCAATTCATCTCCTTCCACTCTAAAGTCCCCAGACCAAAATAAACTCTGTAAGTACTGGATGGCTGGCCACTGTCACAGAGGTGACAAGTGCTGGTACTTGCATTCTTGGTCTCTTGGGGATGGCTTCACTATGTTGGCAAAGCTTGAGGGCCACAAGAAGGTATTATTTTTCCCTCATTTGGATTTTGGGGCTTTTTACACCTTTACATAACAAACCAAGTTTCTTACCTTAGTTATTCTCTGTGTGTTTTGATCTAAACAGACCATTAGAGGGATTGCCCTTCCTTCAGGGCATGACAAGCTTTATTCTGGAAGCTCCGATGGAACTGCACGGATATGGGACGGCCACACTGGAAAGTGTCTTCATTTTACTAATCTTGGAGATGAAGCTGGATCTTTGATTACTGAGGGTGCCTGGGTGTTCATTGGCATGAAAAATGTAGTCAAGGTTGGCATCCAACATAATTGTTAATTGTCCTCAAATCGTCTTTAAGTGTGATACATTTTATCCTATTTTGTTTTGGCATTAACTAAATTGAGACCTTTTTTTGGTATCTTGCAGGCATTAAATATTCACTCAGACCTTGAATTAAATCTAAAAGGGCCAGTTGGGCAAGTCTATGCCATGATTGTTGCTGGGGATATGCTTTTTGCTGGGGCACAAGTGATCATTCTCATTTCAGGCCATCTTTAtttctgaaattcttgttttgGAGACAATGTTATTACTCAATTCCTTTGCTTGTTGTAGAATGGTGGTATTATTGCATGGAGAGCAAGTTTTGAGACCGATTCTTTTCAGTTAGCTGCGTCCCTGGAAGGCCACAATGGAGCTGTCTCATGCTTGGCTGTGGGAGACAAAATGTTATTTTCTGGGTCTCTGGATAAAACAATCAGGGTATGTTCCTCTACTAGTCTGGTGTTTTCCTTACAAAATATTCTATGTGAATTGAAATAAATGTTCAAATCCTTAGTCATGTGAATTGGCACTTATTGGCTTATTAAAATTCCATTAGCTACAACATTTATGCAGTTTTTATACTTCCATTGAATTTCTGGTTCTTAATATATGTTTTCTCCTGACTAGGTGTGGGACATTGACACATTTCAATGCATTAAGACTTTCAGTGGACATGCTGATGTTGTGACATCTCTTGTTCAttgtaatggatatttgttctcaAGCTCACTTGACTGCACCATTAAAGTTTTGTTTGCAACAGAAGGACAAAATTGGGTGGTGCTCTATACTCATAAAGAGGAAAATgtatgttctttttcttttttctgaaTTTACAACTTCAACctgttcatgttatattggagTTGTTCGGAGTGGAAATGGGCTAAAATGAATTTTGGGTTGCAGGGTGTGCTTACATTATGTGGAATGAATGATGCTGAAACTAAACCAGTCTTGTTCTGCTCTTACAATGATGACACCATTCGCCTTTATGACTTGCCCTCGTGAGTATAATTCTCCTATATTTCATCTCGATGTGTGAAAAATGCCTTTTGTTTTGTGGGTTTAAAAGAAGTTCCCTTCATGGAATGGTATTATTAGTAACTAACGAATTTTACCTTTTGTGGTGACAGGTTCTGTGAGAGAGGCAGAATATTTTCAAAAAGAGAAGTGAGAGTGATTGAAAGAGGACCAAAAAACCTGTTCTTCACAGGGGATGCAAGTGGCTCATTGACTGTTTGGAAATGGCGGCAAAACCCTCAAGGAAGCTCTTGATTCTCACTTCAATTCTGCACCTCATCTCTTGCTGCTTGCTAATctcattttgatttttttcttctttttggcTGTACACATACATATTCAGAAGCATAGATACTGATATATACAATTTGTATAGATTCCCTGTTTGTTGCTTGTTGAATTGCACTGCTGCTTGTAATTCAATTTTGAAAAGAATGAGAATGTTTTTTTATTCATTCAAGCATGGCAGATATGTTAGTGAAAATGGAAGGTACAACTAAGAGCATACAATTGAACTACCATGATTAAGTATTAGAATAACTGTAGGTTGTAATGTTGAATGGTGATCAATGTTAATGGAACAACAGTCGTTGAACCTAGTTTCTCTTAGACTTAGAACAAAACTTTTTACTTCATACATTGACTTGCAAACTGTCATGGTATAATTGATGTATTATAAAGCTTTACGTTACCTGGACTTTTTAAAACTGAACAATGTACAATAAGGGAGAAGTATAGGGAAGAGAAGGGTGGTTGCTATGGAGGCCGGTTTATTTAGTCGGGGCAGAGAGTCGGAGATTATGAATAGTAGTGTAGAAGAGAGTGTAAAGGCGGAGGACTAAAAGAGTGTTGACAGAGTGTAGGCTTAGTATTCTTCATTGTTACTAAAGACATTTATAGGTAGAGGTGTGGCGCCCCAAACCTGGTTGGGATAGTCAGACCCGAATCCATAATTATTGAGACCATGTGTATTTAATCATATAAAATTATGAGAAATTTTGAAAAACTACACATTTCAAATTGAGCTATTGAATCTCTTAAATTActcacaaattttgaaaagttttaatataTTTACCCACAAGTAATGTTTTCAGTAAAGGTAAAGAAGTAATTAAAGATTAAGCTGGGCCAATTGGCCCACGTCTCCTAACGCCCAAAACTTGAGTGTTATAAGTTCAGTCAATAGCCCAAATGTTGATTAACATTTTCATTGTTTACAAATTACTTAATTCATTAAAAACTCTTAAAGATTCTAAgttataattaagtttttgagTGTTGCTTAAGAGATTAAGTTATTATTAAAGAGAAATTAAGTTTTAAGTGTTCctaataatttatgtatattatttaatttcttttaaaattattgtatcaagattaaaatttatggttatattTTTAGACAAAACTCTCGAGAACCTAGTTAAGGTAGTTCTCAAAGTAAAAGTAAAAGATTTAATCTCGCTCGTCTTCTCATTATGGGATGAAATTGAGTTGTATCACCTTTTGCAAGgtatgaattttttttcaattatggtattttaaaattttttaaatttatcacatatgaagaatgttttgaaatttaatatgattttactataattttttaaattgtgGTATTTTAAAGTGAAGGTGAATCAATTGAATTGTATCATACTATGAATGTTTGATATTTAATATGAGTTTACcacatttttttaattatatattttaaagtgAGGATGAAGGATTTAATCCCACTTATCATCCACTATATGGTGAAATTGAGATGTATCGCCATTTGCAAGGTATGGAATTTTTATTTatggtttttaaaattttcaaacttattAACATTTAATATGAATATACTTAATaaatctatattattatttaagctCCTAATTAAGTTGGTGTCCTCTCAATCAAGTTATCAAATTGGTTAGAAAATCATGGAAATTCCttcgtaattaaaataagttatattattccaAGGGTACTCTAGACTTTTCAtttaaaatactaataaaataaacatatattaggATTTGAACCCACACCAATTGTGttaataaaacttttaatttacTACTAAATTAAGactttattttgatatatttatacattttaattttattattcatactttattctttccatcaattgtatatctatattatttattaagtttttCTTGAGTTGGAGTCACCTATTAACTGAGTCTCAATTTAGTTCCAAAGCGTCATACATAAATAAAATAGTGTACATATTATTAATTACTacattatttattgtatattattttaacCAAACATTTATGTTATGAATTTGTGGTTTTCATACGCATATATTTGTGATAGAATTTATAGTTAGTTATAAAACTCTTAAATAAACATAACTTCAATTATGCAAATATTctattataatgataaaattgtattcactgtaaataaaaatttataaggtGTCACAATTCACTATAAGAATCATTTAAAATAGCTCTTTATAATTATAAAGGTAAACTACACGCAGGTTACTTTAAAATAGCGGCTTTTCTATTTTGCTCActctaatttttttgttaatttaactACTCTAAAAAAAATAATTACTCGAATTGGTCACGACcattaaaaattttgttaatccACTAACGGATTGTTGatgtgataatttttttttttttacttttgactaAAGCTAGGAACCTCTCTATAATTAGActaaaactttttttttgtaaCATAAGAACCACCAATTCTCATCACcgcccaacactcaccataagaACCACCAATGCTCATCACTGCCCAACAGAAAGTATTTCACAACACCTTAACAGAAAGTAGAAGAACATTCTTTAGATCTAAGTCAATTTGACGATCAGTGTTAGAGATTGGAGAACAAAGCTATTTGGATTTTGGTTCTTAAATTTGTGTCGTTTAAAgctatttcattaaaaaaaattgaactataaAGGAGAacgtgtaatagcccattttttagtggtgtcggataTAATGGTTTCGGAACCATCAATTAGATGAatgagtccataaatattattatttaatatttacgaataaaatatagaattatattgaattttgatttgataaattttgTTAATTGGACGAATAGTTAAGTTCAAGTGATTTACCCCTAAAGTCAaatggttttggaaaatgaggtatcgagatctcATTTCTGTAAACCGAgtccttaaatatttttattaaatatttacagagcaACTATACAGGTATATTGAAAGTTGGtccaaaaattttgacatttgaataattaattaagtaaaaatgactGAATTATAAAAATCGTAAAAGTTAAGCACAATTGAAATTTACTAGttaaatgatttaattaataaacatgcaAGGGTTTATGAGGTAAAAAAAACCATAATTTAGCATAGTGGACGGTTTAtgcataataattaaataatattatatgttattaaatgttaaatgttattataataatattaaaaattaaaagaaatatgaaaacATGATGGATCTTCTTCATTCTTGATTGTTCTTCATCGAAACCCCCCATTATTAACAGGTTGAAGGTTCGGCAATTGACATTTCCTTGCATGATCGAGAAATAGATCAATCGATGGGCAAAcgcgaaaaaggaaaaaaaatgttgaTTAGACTTTAGAGTCATTTTTGACGCAGAAACATTTTAGGTAAGTTCGCACTGTAtgtaatatgttaaattaaattccttgataattattttattcaaataattGTGGTGTTTGTAATTTTGAATGTTGGTTGATGaaaaattaataatgaaatgaGTTGTATGGCATATAGTGTAGCAGGCTTTGTGTCAGTGTATATTATCAAgttttgtgcttagtaagctttaTACCGGTGTATATTATCAAGCCTTGAGCCTACCAGGTTTCGTGCTAGTGTAATGGATCAAATAACTTGTACAGAAAATACTATTTTAAGTTTACAATGAGTTTAAGAAGGTTTTCAAGCTATATGGTAGTTGATCTCATGACATGTTCTTGCATTGTTGTAATTAGATTGTCGAGTAAAACAAGTTAACTTCACAAACTTATGAAGCTTTATTTGAGCTTACTTGTTTGCTTTAAATTTTGTAGGTCTGTTGGAATCGGGACGTCGATTGGAGCAATTCAAGAGATCACACACTATTCGTTTTATTTTCAGtagttatttttactttttaggTCGTTTTGAAGTGGCATGTAATTAGGATGTCCTTATATATGTAAATAGGGTTAATATGTATATGTTTAACCATTTACTTGCTGGCTTAAATGAAGTTGAATTGATGTTTTGTTCCTAccatttggtatttggttgatggtgTTAACAAATGATGTTATTTAACTTGGGAACTAGAATTTGATGCCTTAGTAGTAATGACCATTTTGAGTTTGGC
The Gossypium arboreum isolate Shixiya-1 chromosome 10, ASM2569848v2, whole genome shotgun sequence genome window above contains:
- the LOC108488494 gene encoding zinc finger CCCH domain-containing protein 48-like, translated to MNVHGRERKRAGNNGVFSYSKANDIFRRNPNPPPNSSPSTLKSPDQNKLCKYWMAGHCHRGDKCWYLHSWSLGDGFTMLAKLEGHKKTIRGIALPSGHDKLYSGSSDGTARIWDGHTGKCLHFTNLGDEAGSLITEGAWVFIGMKNVVKALNIHSDLELNLKGPVGQVYAMIVAGDMLFAGAQNGGIIAWRASFETDSFQLAASLEGHNGAVSCLAVGDKMLFSGSLDKTIRVWDIDTFQCIKTFSGHADVVTSLVHCNGYLFSSSLDCTIKVLFATEGQNWVVLYTHKEENGVLTLCGMNDAETKPVLFCSYNDDTIRLYDLPSFCERGRIFSKREVRVIERGPKNLFFTGDASGSLTVWKWRQNPQGSS